The Aspergillus luchuensis IFO 4308 DNA, chromosome 7, nearly complete sequence genome has a segment encoding these proteins:
- a CDS encoding small subunit rRNA maturation protein TSR4 (BUSCO:EOG09263F11;~COG:S;~EggNog:ENOG410PGR8;~InterPro:IPR007320;~PFAM:PF04194;~go_component: GO:0005737 - cytoplasm [Evidence IEA]), with product MDPYDSDSSFDDEGDFSETNVLLGYAADEIVEDTISHLGGWPTWLDDATPPPGDFAKCKVCNQPMLLLLELHGDLPNDFPDDERRLYIFSCPRKACNRKPGSIRALRAVRKLKIEPQHQPLRQKEEQKPEPSNREKEEEEKKPAAPKPDLGASLFGSSTLTGSVSASANPFSAGASSTSTNNNPFAAPAPSPGLAAKPTPSPAPTLSESFADKVRISSPQQQQPKTNLIPPPEASTTPNTPWPAQSDFPTPYTNFYLDAEYETMSRPSTPTIPANVTIDNTEEEGPNGGAAELKDTFESELDKAFIRFSTRLGHNPEQVLRYEFRGTPLLYSHADAVGKRLHDPSKTANPNAKVTTVGGGSRMPRCEYCGSERVFELQLVPHVISVLEDGREGVGLGPKDDAGMEWGTIILGVCGKDCGPKEVGVVGYREEWAGVQWEEQAK from the exons atGGATCCCTACGACAGCGACTCCTCCTTCGACGATGAGGGGGACTTCAGCGAGACCAACGTGCTGCTGGGTTACGCCGCCGACGAGATTGTTGAAGACACCATCAGTCACCTGGGAGGCTGGCCG ACCTGGCTCGACGACGCTACCCCGCCTCCGGGCGACTTCGCCAAATGCAAAGTCTGCAACCAGCCcatgctcctcctcctcgagctGCACGGTGATCTCCCCAACGACTTTCCCGACGATGAACGCCGTCTCTACATTTTCTCCTGCCCGCGCAAAGCCTGCAACCGCAAACCAGGCAGTATCCGGGCCCTGCGCGCCGTCAGAAAGCTGAAGATCGAGCCCCAACACCAGCCTCTCCGCCAAAAGGAAGAACAAAAGCCAGAACCCTCGAAcagagagaaggaagaagaagagaagaagcccgccgcACCAAAGCCAGATCTTGGAGCCAGCCTATTCGGTTCTTCCACTCTCACCGGCAGCGTCTCCGCCAGCGCAAACCCCTTCTCCGCCGGCGCTTcttccaccagcaccaacaacaacccattCGCAGCCCCAGCGCCCTCCCCCGGCCTCGCCGCCAAACCCACCCCCTCTCCAGCACCTACCCTCTCCGAATCCTTCGCCGACAAAGTCCGCatctcttctcctcaacaacaacaacccaaaaCCAACCTCATCCCACCCCCCGAAGCCTCTACCACCCCTAACACCCCCTGGCCCGCCCAATCCGACTTCCCCACCCCCTACACAAACTTCTACCTCGATGCCGAATACGAGACCATGTCGCGCCCCTCCACACCCACTATTCCCGCCAACGTGACCATCGACaacacagaagaagagggtccCAATGGTGGCGCAGCGGAGCTCAAAGATACCTTTGAATCCGAGCTCGACAAGGCGTTCATCCGCTTCTCTACCCGTCTCGGCCATAATCCCGAGCAAGTCCTCCGCTATGAGTTCCGTGGTACGCCATTGCTCTATTCCCATGCTGATGCGGTGGGCAAGCGGCTCCACGATCCGTCGAAGACAGCGAACCCCAATGCCAAGGTTACTACGGTTGGTGGAGGGAGTCGCATGCCTCGCTGTGAGTATTGCGGTAGTGAGCGCGTGTTTGAGTTGCAGCTTGTGCCTCATGTTATCAGTGTGTtggaggatgggagggagggtgtggGGCTTGGACCCAAGGATGATGCTGGTATGGAGTGGGGGACTATCATTTTGGGAGTTTGCGGGAAGGATTGTGGACCGAAGGAAGTCGGTGTTGTCGGTTATAGAGAGGAGTGGGCTGGTGTGCAGTGGGAGGAACAGGCGAAAtag
- a CDS encoding putative prenylcysteine lyase (COG:O;~EggNog:ENOG410PGAB;~InterPro:IPR010795,IPR017046,IPR036188;~PFAM:PF07156;~TransMembrane:1 (i12-31o);~go_function: GO:0001735 - prenylcysteine oxidase activity [Evidence IEA];~go_function: GO:0016670 - oxidoreductase activity, acting on a sulfur group of donors, oxygen as acceptor [Evidence IEA];~go_process: GO:0030328 - prenylcysteine catabolic process [Evidence IEA];~go_process: GO:0055114 - oxidation-reduction process [Evidence IEA]) — protein MHRSSLSYFLRFILHIHVVYYVLALCLPPHANATEQQPLGSFGVTPPKRVAVIGAGAAGSSTAYSLRKYADALHIPLNITVFERSPYVGGRSTTVNVHDNPATPVELGASIFVEANHHLVNASKELGLHVNSANHDRPRETEDTLGVWDGEQFVFVMKEASSWWNIAKLVWRYGWTPVRTYRLMKSTVNNFLKLYDEPIFPFSSLTSASEAAGLVNITAVPGETFLQQNQVSAKFSREVIQASTRVNYGQNLALIHGLETMVCMATEGAMAVEGGNWLIFDGMLKLSHADVRLNHTVTSLDWEANGPSTLTFNTNTNSEEKLEFDEVVIAGPWQFSNITVTPPLKKTPDEIPFVTLYVTLFASPHRLSPKYFGLIEPNAYTPETILTTLPPDSDIGKSEAGVGPAGFWSISTLRTVDAPDPSEGKHYVYKIFSPERPTAEFVESILGLEHKSSSNTDTETDTSIGDLSKRDISWFHEKIWRPYPFEYPRVTFEEPLLAPHVWYTGGIESFISTMETSALMGRNVAALMSREWQAQVEEEEGESAADSVRHEL, from the exons ATGCATCGCTCATCTCTTTCATATTTCCTTCGGTTTATTCTTCATATTCATGTAGTATACTACGTCTTAGCTTTATGCCTTCCCCCACATGCCAATGCCACCGAGCAGCAACCCCTGGGCTCATTTGGAGTCACACCACCCAAGAGGGTCGCCGTGATCG GAGCGGGGGCTGCGGGGTCTAGCACTGCTTATTCACTACGCAAGTATGCGGATGCCTTGCACATTCCCCTCAATATAACGGTCTTCGAACGCTCTCCATATGTTGGCGGCCGTTCCACAACAGTGAATGTCCATGACAATCCAGCTACACCCGTAGAGCTAGGTGCTTCGATCTTCGTGGAGGCCAACCATCACCTTGTCAACGCATCCAAAGAGCTGGGACTTCACGTTAACAGCGCCAATCATGACCGACCCAGAGAGACCGAAGACACCCTTGGCGTCTGGGACGGCGAGCAATTCGTCTTTGTGATGAAGGAAGCATCGTCCTGGTGGAACATTGCGAAGCTGGTTTGGAGGTACGGGTGGACACCCGTGAGGACCTATCGTTTAATGAAATCGACCgtcaacaacttcctcaaaCTCTACGACGAACCCATATTCCCTTTTTCATCCCTTACATCCGCTTCAGAAGCAGCAGGGTTGGTCAATATAACTGCCGTTCCTGGAGAGACTTTCCTCCAGCAGAACCAGGTATCCGCCAAGTTCTCCCGTGAAGTTATCCAAGCTAGTACCCGCGTCAACTACGGACAGAACCTTGCTCTGATTCATGGCCTCGAGACCATGGTCTGCATGGCAACTGAAGGTGCCATGGCCGTGGAGGGAGGCAACTGGCTGATCTTCGATGGAATGCTCAAATTGTCTCACGCCGACGTCCGCTTAAACCACACAGTGACATCCCTCGACTGGGAGGCCAACGGCCCCTCAACCCTAACCTTCAACACGAACACCAACTCcgaagagaagctcgagTTCGATGAGGTTGTCATCGCCGGTCCATGGCAATTCTCCAACATCACCGTTACCCCACCACTAAAGAAGACGCCGGATGAGATCCCCTTCGTAACACTCTACGtcaccctcttcgcctccccGCACCGTCTCTCACCTAAATACTTTGGCCTCATAGAGCCCAATGCCTACACCCCGGAGacaatcctcaccaccctccctccgGACAGCGACATCGGAAAAAGCGAAGCCGGAGTCGGTCCAGCTGGCTTCTGGAGCATCAGCACTCTCCGGACCGTGGACGCTCCAGACCCATCAGAAGGGAAACACTACGTGTACAAGATATTCTCCCCGGAACGGCCAACAGCCGAATTCGTTGAATCGATTCTCGGCCTGGAGCACAAGTCATCTTCTAACACCGACACTGAAACTGACACCTCCATCGGCGATCTCTCCAAGCGAGACATCAGCTGGTTCCATGAGAAGATCTGGCGGCCGTATCCGTTCGAATATCCACGGGTCACGTTTGAAGAGCCGCTTCTTGCCCCTCATGTCTGGTATACGGGCGGAATTGAAAGCTTCATCTCTACAATGGAGACAAGTGCAttgatggggaggaatgTAGCTGCTCTGATGTCTCGAGAGTGGCAGGCCCaggttgaagaggaggagggagagtcGGCAGCGGATTCGGTTCGTCATGAGCTATAA
- a CDS encoding CSN8/PSMD8/EIF3K family protein (COG:J;~EggNog:ENOG410PMBK;~InterPro:IPR016024,IPR016020,IPR036388,IPR009374, IPR036390,IPR033464,IPR000717;~PFAM:PF10075;~go_component: GO:0005737 - cytoplasm [Evidence IEA];~go_component: GO:0005852 - eukaryotic translation initiation factor 3 complex [Evidence IEA];~go_function: GO:0003743 - translation initiation factor activity [Evidence IEA];~go_function: GO:0043022 - ribosome binding [Evidence IEA];~go_process: GO:0006446 - regulation of translational initiation [Evidence IEA]) codes for MGVTFDKCETRPANIDAILNGLDRYNPETTTVFQDYVAQQCEDRTFDCYANLALLKLYQFNPHLLQAETVTNVLVKALTVFPSPAFSLCLALLPAHTQPFQASDAEAQAAAQTSDFVESIQKLARLSTLLESAQYTQFWSTLNSDDLYADLVADVAGFEELVRIRIAVEVGKTFREIPAEVLEQWLDLRSREALEKFVAEVCSWEVDKSGANTVIKVPTNKENEARSEVKSERVGVDMFGRVIRRGFEQAA; via the exons ATGGGTGTCACCTTCGACAAGTGCGAGACCCGCCCGGCCAACATTGACGCCATCCTCAATGGCCTCGACCGCTACAACCCCGAGACCACCACTGTCTTCCAGGACTATGTCGCCCAGCAGTGCGAGGACCGCACCTTCGACTGCTACGCCAACCTGGCCTTGCTGAAGCT GTACCAGTTCAACCCCCACCTTCTCCAGGCGGAGACCGTCACCAACGTCCTCGTCAAGGCCCTGACtgtcttcccctctcccgctttctccctctgccttgctctcctccccgcccacACTCAGCCCTTCCAGGCCTCCGACGCTGAGGCCCAGGCCGCCGCCCAGACCTCCGACTTCGTCGAGTCGATCCAGAAGCTCGCCCgtctctccaccctcctcgagTCTGCTCAGTACACCCAGTTCTGGTCCACCCTGAACTCGGACGACCTGTACGCTGACCTTGTTGCCGACGTTGCCGGCTTCGAGGAGCTCGTGCGCATCCGCATTGCCGTCGAGGTCGGCAAGACCTTCCGTGAGATCCCTGCCGAGGTTCTGGAGCAGTGGCTTGACCTGCGCAGCCGCGAGGCTCTCGAGAAGTTCGTCGCCGAGGTCTGCAGCTGGGAGGTTGACAAGTCTGGCGCCAACACCGTGATCAAGGTGCCCACCAACAAGGAGAACGAGGCCCGCAGCGAGGTCAAGAGCGAGCGTGTCGGTGTTGACATGTTCGGCCGTGTCATCCGCCGGGGTTTCGAGCAGGCTGCATGA